In the Setaria italica strain Yugu1 chromosome VI, Setaria_italica_v2.0, whole genome shotgun sequence genome, one interval contains:
- the LOC101778979 gene encoding autophagy-related protein 8C has translation MARSSFKLEHPLERRQAEANRIREKYPDRIPVIVEKAERSDIPDIDKKKYLVPADLTVGQFVYVVRKRIKLSAEKAIFIFVKNTLPPTAALMSAIYEENKDADGFLYMTYSGENTFGLF, from the exons ATGGCCAGGAGCTCGTTCAAGCTGGAGCACCCCCTCG AGAGGAGGCAGGCTGAGGCCAACCGCATCAGGGAGAAGTACCCTGATAGAATCCCT GTCATTGTTGAGAAGGCCGAGAGAAGTGACATCCCAGACATTGACAAGAAAAA GTACCTTGTTCCTGCTGACCTCACAGTTGGACAGTTTGTCTATGTCGTACGGAAGCGGATCAAGCTCAGCGCTGAGAAGGCTATCTTCATCTTTGTAAAGAACACCCTCCCACCAACAG CCGCTCTGATGTCTGCCATCTACGAGGAGAACAAGGACGCGGACGGCTTCCTCTACATGACCTACAGCGGCGAGAACACCTTCGGGCTGTTCTAA